A portion of the Bdellovibrio bacteriovorus genome contains these proteins:
- a CDS encoding MFS transporter, protein MTETSNKSRLAIIFFTVFLYLVGFGVVIPILPILSRNFGATAVQTGLLLSVYSLMQFLFAPFWGKLSDRYGRRPILLLCLLGEVFSYILFAQARSLEWLFVARILAGFFGASISTASAYISDITPKHERSKGMALIGVAFGLGFVVGPALGGGLAVWGASINSEPHFDTSFAAYWVAGLCLANFLFGIKFLTESLSETSESAAKKKRFSIMWHYLNAKTIGPLMAVFMLSSLAMSSMEATLILFMGEKFHWDVKQVSFGFAYIGVIMIFTQGFLVRRLLPKWGERKVLRLGVLLLALGLGGIAISGNMAAMGITMTLLALGNGLANPANLGSISLLTSSQEQGATMGVTQSMASLGRIVGPLIGGLLYQHISITSPFWASGILAFTGFIVIMMIYKSIPEHARQA, encoded by the coding sequence ATGACTGAGACATCAAACAAATCGCGGCTCGCGATCATCTTTTTCACCGTTTTTCTGTATTTAGTGGGCTTTGGTGTAGTCATTCCAATTTTACCCATCTTAAGTCGTAATTTCGGCGCGACGGCCGTTCAAACAGGGCTTTTACTCTCAGTCTATTCCTTGATGCAGTTTTTGTTCGCTCCCTTTTGGGGAAAATTAAGTGATCGCTATGGTCGCCGCCCTATTTTGTTGCTGTGTCTTTTAGGTGAAGTTTTCTCTTATATTCTTTTTGCTCAAGCTCGCTCGTTGGAATGGCTTTTTGTTGCTCGTATTTTGGCGGGATTTTTCGGCGCCAGCATTTCGACAGCATCGGCTTATATTTCGGATATCACCCCAAAACATGAGCGCTCTAAAGGCATGGCTTTAATTGGCGTCGCATTTGGATTAGGTTTTGTGGTTGGACCCGCCTTGGGCGGAGGACTTGCGGTATGGGGAGCCTCCATCAATTCAGAACCACATTTCGACACGTCTTTTGCGGCCTATTGGGTGGCCGGCCTGTGCTTGGCCAATTTTTTATTCGGAATTAAGTTTCTAACTGAATCTTTAAGCGAAACCAGCGAATCCGCCGCAAAGAAAAAAAGATTTTCCATCATGTGGCATTACCTTAACGCCAAAACTATCGGACCTTTAATGGCGGTATTTATGCTTTCATCTTTAGCGATGTCGTCGATGGAAGCGACCTTGATTTTATTCATGGGTGAAAAGTTTCACTGGGATGTAAAACAAGTCAGTTTTGGTTTTGCTTACATCGGCGTGATCATGATCTTCACTCAAGGCTTTTTAGTACGCCGTCTTTTACCTAAATGGGGCGAAAGAAAAGTTTTGCGCCTGGGTGTTTTGCTGTTGGCCTTGGGCTTGGGTGGCATTGCCATTTCAGGAAATATGGCCGCGATGGGAATCACGATGACCTTACTAGCTTTGGGTAACGGCTTAGCAAATCCCGCGAATCTTGGCAGTATCAGCTTACTGACATCATCGCAAGAACAGGGTGCCACCATGGGTGTCACGCAAAGCATGGCTTCCTTAGGTCGTATCGTCGGACCACTTATTGGCGGTCTTTTGTATCAGCATATTTCGATCACTTCACCCTTCTGGGCCTCAGGTATTTTAGCTTTTACAGGTTTCATCGTTATCATGATGATTTATAAATCTATTCCGGAACACGCGCGACAGGCATAA
- a CDS encoding transporter — protein sequence MNLRHWGLIFLAVLVCGPAWALDNFKEFKRDHLDAEAATNFFYSEANYPQDGGSITNLPNGNHYQLLDVTLGTRYVPKRSWSVFGWANIGNAESKDSLATRSNSSLSEAAIGADFLMYSEAFQLIPEFTFVMPFEKINPSSDNVPNSEGVMEFRSRLIAQMNLGTSRPYGWLGFTYRAEGRSFLMPWGVGLQFKLSSLVLGAELFGYQSVSDDTDSSALRTAYINSVNAGSLKFYGKNPSLMDSQVYGTWNINRKWSLQANGGVTLTGSNSAAGYHVGGFLRYSFDFTEGYLRDDGYTPMDSDVPGGRSQMYDRSDSMTSEKVRDFREETEDGVDQNLFKPKPTPKKRINDKQLQQQLDQTEFQVELRSNKKKKRKK from the coding sequence ATGAATCTTCGGCATTGGGGCCTTATCTTTCTGGCAGTTTTAGTCTGTGGACCGGCGTGGGCTCTGGATAACTTTAAAGAGTTCAAACGGGACCACCTAGATGCCGAGGCCGCAACGAATTTCTTCTATTCTGAGGCTAATTACCCCCAAGATGGTGGATCTATCACCAATCTTCCAAATGGAAATCACTATCAACTTTTAGATGTCACCTTAGGCACTCGCTATGTGCCTAAAAGAAGCTGGTCGGTTTTTGGTTGGGCCAATATTGGAAATGCGGAAAGCAAAGACAGTTTGGCAACCAGATCTAACAGTTCTTTAAGCGAAGCGGCCATTGGGGCGGACTTTTTAATGTATTCGGAAGCGTTTCAATTAATTCCGGAATTTACGTTTGTCATGCCGTTTGAAAAAATCAACCCCAGCAGTGATAACGTGCCGAATTCTGAAGGTGTGATGGAGTTTCGATCGCGCTTGATCGCGCAGATGAATTTGGGAACAAGTCGTCCTTATGGTTGGTTGGGATTTACTTACCGTGCAGAGGGACGTTCTTTTTTGATGCCTTGGGGTGTGGGCTTACAATTTAAATTATCAAGCTTGGTGTTAGGCGCAGAGCTTTTCGGTTATCAAAGTGTTTCGGATGACACTGACAGTTCGGCATTAAGAACGGCTTACATCAATAGTGTGAATGCGGGTTCACTTAAATTTTACGGAAAAAATCCATCGCTCATGGATTCACAAGTGTACGGCACTTGGAACATCAACCGTAAATGGTCCCTGCAAGCAAATGGTGGGGTGACATTAACCGGATCAAATTCGGCAGCTGGGTATCATGTGGGTGGATTCTTGCGATACAGTTTTGATTTCACCGAAGGCTATTTGCGTGATGATGGATATACACCGATGGATTCAGATGTGCCTGGCGGACGCAGTCAGATGTATGATCGTTCAGACTCAATGACGTCTGAAAAAGTTCGGGATTTCCGAGAGGAAACCGAGGATGGTGTCGATCAAAATTTATTTAAACCAAAACCCACACCCAAAAAACGCATCAACGATAAACAGCTGCAACAACAGCTAGATCAGACGGAATTCCAAGTCGAATTGCGTTCTAACAAAAAAAAGAAACGCAAAAAATAA
- a CDS encoding DUF167 domain-containing protein: MIEAIRGGVRLHLFIQPKASRNEIVGPHNGEIKIKLSAPPVDGKANEELIDFLSEIFSVPKRQITILKGETNRHKTVEIVNVSPEQAQKLLLVE, from the coding sequence ATGATTGAAGCAATAAGAGGTGGAGTCAGACTCCACCTTTTTATTCAGCCCAAAGCCTCTCGCAATGAAATCGTGGGACCGCACAATGGCGAAATAAAAATAAAATTAAGTGCGCCACCCGTTGACGGCAAAGCCAATGAAGAATTGATTGATTTTTTGTCCGAGATTTTTTCAGTGCCTAAAAGGCAAATCACGATTTTAAAGGGGGAAACCAACCGCCACAAAACTGTGGAGATTGTGAATGTTTCCCCCGAACAAGCTCAAAAACTACTGCTTGTAGAATGA
- a CDS encoding DivIVA domain-containing protein encodes MRITPIDIAHKSFGKRMMGLDADEVMDFLQQVASQMEALIQERNSLKEALREKDLSLMEYKERDQVLKETIQTATQMAERLRQDADREAKLIVADAQQKAEIITRDSRDSLKKMYQEVTELKRARMQFEANLKALAQAHLSLLEQGEKYMPQMQLPGHNLVNGQSAATPQRTSNISPLSAE; translated from the coding sequence ATGAGAATAACTCCTATCGATATCGCGCATAAATCCTTTGGCAAACGCATGATGGGTTTGGATGCCGATGAAGTGATGGATTTCCTTCAACAAGTGGCTTCGCAAATGGAAGCACTTATTCAGGAACGCAATAGCCTTAAAGAAGCGCTTCGTGAAAAAGATCTCTCCTTGATGGAATACAAAGAGCGCGATCAAGTTTTGAAAGAAACTATTCAAACGGCAACACAAATGGCAGAACGTCTGCGCCAAGATGCAGATCGCGAAGCTAAATTGATCGTGGCCGATGCTCAACAAAAAGCCGAAATCATCACTCGTGACTCGCGCGACTCTTTGAAAAAAATGTATCAAGAGGTCACCGAGCTAAAACGTGCTCGCATGCAGTTTGAAGCCAACCTAAAAGCGTTAGCCCAAGCTCATTTGTCACTTTTAGAACAAGGCGAAAAGTACATGCCGCAAATGCAATTGCCTGGTCACAATTTGGTAAACGGCCAAAGTGCCGCGACACCACAACGCACTTCTAACATCTCTCCGCTTTCTGCAGAGTAG
- a CDS encoding pyrroline-5-carboxylate reductase family protein, with amino-acid sequence MNPFLKSQKIGFLGAGNMAQAMIKGLVEGGIPSKNIYVTNRTPGKLQKLQESFGVNPVSSNNELIDICDIVILAVKPQDLLAALEPVSRAFDDNTIVISVAAGIRMEKLERYIHGARLARVMPNTPSLIGRGLIGYLLNDDDDNALDSTVEDLFTPLGRVIKVFDEDQFEALMISCSSGTGFVFEMMMYWQDWIEEHGFSPEEARLMTIETFVGASLLASQAQEGVEDLQAKVTSKKGVTAAGLQSMRELEIERALRISFEKAAMRNKEMAREIK; translated from the coding sequence ATGAATCCCTTTTTAAAATCACAGAAAATTGGTTTTTTAGGCGCCGGGAACATGGCTCAAGCTATGATCAAAGGACTTGTAGAGGGTGGCATTCCGTCTAAAAATATTTACGTCACCAACAGAACACCAGGTAAACTGCAAAAGCTTCAAGAGTCTTTTGGCGTAAATCCGGTTTCCAGCAACAACGAGTTGATTGATATCTGCGACATCGTGATTTTGGCGGTAAAACCGCAAGATCTTTTGGCCGCATTAGAGCCGGTTTCACGCGCGTTTGATGATAACACCATCGTGATCAGCGTGGCAGCCGGCATTCGTATGGAAAAATTGGAACGTTATATTCATGGTGCCAGACTTGCGCGTGTCATGCCCAACACACCGTCTTTAATTGGACGAGGTCTGATTGGATACCTGCTTAATGATGACGATGATAACGCTTTAGATAGTACGGTAGAAGATCTCTTCACCCCACTGGGTCGCGTGATCAAAGTTTTCGACGAAGACCAATTTGAAGCTTTGATGATTTCATGTTCAAGCGGCACCGGATTTGTTTTTGAAATGATGATGTACTGGCAAGATTGGATTGAAGAGCACGGCTTTTCACCGGAAGAAGCTCGATTGATGACGATTGAAACATTCGTCGGCGCTTCATTGCTCGCCTCCCAAGCCCAAGAAGGTGTTGAGGATCTTCAAGCCAAGGTGACATCTAAAAAAGGTGTGACCGCAGCTGGACTTCAGTCCATGAGAGAACTTGAAATCGAACGCGCTCTTCGCATCAGCTTCGAAAAGGCCGCGATGAGAAACAAAGAAATGGCTCGCGAAATCAAATAG
- a CDS encoding YggS family pyridoxal phosphate-dependent enzyme — MLAVSKLQPEEKIRLLYSQGQRAFAENYVQEALTKQKNLEGLSDIQWHLIGHLQKNKAKLVAGQFALIHSIDSLELAQVLNRHCAQKNVTQNILLQINVANEDSKEGFTLTALRRLWPELLTLSNLSIQGLMTMPPLTETGAEVRPYFKQLCQLRDELKKTAPPQHPMKELSMGTSHDYRVAIEEGATIVRLGTILFGERPTAR, encoded by the coding sequence ATGTTAGCCGTTTCTAAACTTCAGCCGGAAGAAAAAATCCGGCTGTTGTATTCCCAAGGGCAACGTGCTTTTGCGGAAAACTATGTTCAAGAAGCCCTGACCAAACAAAAAAACCTCGAGGGCCTATCCGATATTCAATGGCATTTGATCGGGCATTTGCAAAAAAATAAGGCAAAACTTGTTGCTGGCCAATTCGCGCTGATTCATTCGATCGATTCTTTAGAGCTCGCCCAAGTTTTAAATCGGCACTGCGCTCAGAAAAATGTCACGCAAAACATTCTGCTGCAAATCAACGTGGCCAATGAAGATTCTAAAGAAGGGTTTACCCTGACAGCCCTTCGCCGCCTTTGGCCTGAATTGCTCACCCTTTCGAATTTAAGCATTCAGGGGCTCATGACAATGCCTCCATTAACCGAAACTGGGGCCGAAGTACGTCCTTACTTTAAGCAATTATGTCAATTGCGAGACGAGCTTAAAAAAACCGCCCCTCCCCAGCACCCCATGAAAGAACTTTCCATGGGGACGAGTCATGATTATCGGGTCGCCATCGAAGAGGGAGCGACAATCGTGCGCCTTGGGACTATTTTATTTGGCGAACGCCCCACGGCTCGGTAG
- a CDS encoding S1 family peptidase, which translates to MKKNLLILASLFTVIAGCSKPTHTSTIQTQNPTGIIGGEAAKSTDAVTASTVSLVMNYMGRAHSFCTGTLISENLVLTATHCLQDMDIDKFGIFFGETLPQSFDDVNIRKVKAAVTHPGYKFELDPVENVFTGFNDIGLVMIEGEAPSFAKPVAILNDTLLSIGQKLLLAGYGLVNEVSVPAQKATGLNFVHVTIAKLFSNIIVTEQSNAQGACAGDSGGPAYLETENGLIVLGITRGPHNLARDCRHWGEYTYASRFKDHILESAQKMGAEAPVFVDAPAGL; encoded by the coding sequence TTGAAAAAAAATCTTTTAATTTTAGCATCTTTATTTACAGTGATTGCGGGTTGCTCTAAGCCCACTCACACTTCAACAATTCAAACGCAAAATCCAACTGGAATTATTGGGGGCGAAGCCGCAAAAAGCACTGACGCCGTAACGGCATCGACTGTTTCTTTAGTGATGAACTATATGGGTCGCGCGCACAGCTTTTGTACGGGCACTTTGATTTCTGAAAACCTAGTTTTAACGGCCACCCACTGCTTACAAGACATGGACATCGATAAGTTTGGCATCTTTTTTGGCGAGACATTACCGCAGTCATTTGATGACGTGAACATTCGCAAAGTGAAGGCCGCGGTCACTCACCCAGGTTATAAGTTTGAACTAGATCCCGTAGAAAATGTTTTCACCGGATTTAACGACATTGGACTCGTGATGATCGAAGGTGAAGCGCCGTCATTTGCAAAACCTGTGGCAATTTTAAACGACACGTTATTATCAATTGGCCAAAAACTTTTGCTAGCGGGTTACGGTTTAGTGAATGAAGTTTCTGTGCCCGCTCAAAAAGCAACAGGTTTAAACTTTGTTCATGTGACGATTGCAAAATTATTTTCCAACATCATCGTGACAGAACAATCAAATGCTCAAGGTGCTTGCGCGGGTGATTCTGGCGGACCGGCGTATCTTGAGACTGAAAATGGCCTGATCGTTTTGGGTATCACTCGGGGTCCCCACAACTTGGCTCGCGATTGCCGTCATTGGGGTGAGTACACTTATGCATCTCGCTTTAAAGATCATATCTTAGAATCAGCCCAAAAAATGGGTGCGGAAGCTCCGGTATTTGTTGATGCTCCAGCAGGACTATAA
- a CDS encoding Maf family protein, with amino-acid sequence MTPKLILASESPRRRELLKKAGYNFDVVPSKVSEIPNKNLNVHDQILDISARKARAAFDQVKAQKNEPFIILAADTEVIFENSPLGKPQSPEDAYRILRLLSGISHDVITGVCVIDSLSGKEISQSETTKVHFKNLTDEEIWNYIQTGEPMDKAGAYGIQGLGGNFVLRYDGAFDNIVGLPMTLVNKMLAPYSVKNS; translated from the coding sequence ATGACACCGAAACTTATTCTGGCATCAGAGTCTCCACGCCGTCGCGAACTTCTAAAAAAAGCTGGCTACAACTTTGACGTGGTTCCTTCTAAAGTATCGGAAATTCCTAACAAAAACCTAAATGTTCATGACCAAATTTTAGATATCTCAGCACGAAAAGCGCGCGCGGCTTTTGACCAGGTCAAAGCTCAAAAAAACGAGCCGTTTATCATTTTAGCCGCCGATACCGAGGTGATTTTCGAAAATTCCCCTTTAGGAAAGCCCCAAAGTCCAGAAGACGCCTATCGCATCCTGCGACTTTTGTCGGGCATTAGTCATGATGTGATCACCGGTGTCTGCGTTATCGACAGTCTGTCAGGAAAAGAAATTTCTCAATCTGAGACAACCAAAGTTCATTTTAAAAATCTGACCGATGAAGAAATCTGGAATTACATCCAGACCGGCGAACCCATGGATAAAGCCGGCGCTTACGGCATTCAGGGTCTCGGTGGAAATTTTGTGCTGCGTTATGATGGCGCCTTCGACAATATAGTGGGTCTGCCGATGACATTGGTAAATAAAATGCTGGCGCCCTACAGCGTAAAGAATTCCTAA
- a CDS encoding type II secretion system F family protein has translation MGSAELMLILGLLLAGVAVFLFVNSIFASNSDKQQLSWANNTEPAKSKNAIINFSRPLVHQFTLQHALRIRSESYRKRVRKYILTSGLSAELNEDEFIGLQLLWGIMFPIFMLVMNFSLQLGFSPYIMIGVGFIGFYLPQIHARGAKKKRELSVRADLPFFIDLLALSVEAGLDFFSAIQKIVDKSRNTDSVLADELGTVLKDIKVGASKSQALKDMGERLDMNEITSFVAVLVDAEATGASIAQVLKDQSVQMRLERFVRAEKAGARASQTILIPLMLFILPAVFIVVFGPVAVGFMYGGK, from the coding sequence ATGGGAAGTGCAGAGTTAATGCTCATTCTAGGTCTGCTCCTTGCGGGAGTAGCGGTCTTTCTATTTGTGAATTCCATCTTCGCCAGCAACAGCGATAAGCAACAGCTCTCTTGGGCGAATAACACCGAACCCGCAAAATCAAAAAACGCGATCATCAACTTCTCGCGTCCGCTGGTGCATCAGTTCACTCTGCAACATGCTTTAAGAATTCGCAGTGAAAGTTATCGCAAGCGGGTTCGTAAGTACATTCTGACGTCCGGATTGTCGGCAGAGCTGAATGAAGATGAATTTATCGGCTTGCAGCTTTTATGGGGAATCATGTTCCCGATCTTCATGTTGGTGATGAATTTTTCTCTGCAATTAGGTTTTTCACCTTACATCATGATCGGTGTGGGATTTATTGGCTTTTACTTGCCGCAAATTCATGCGCGTGGAGCAAAGAAGAAACGTGAGCTCTCGGTGCGTGCCGATCTGCCATTTTTTATCGATCTTTTGGCCTTGTCAGTAGAAGCGGGTCTGGACTTTTTTTCGGCGATTCAAAAAATCGTGGATAAATCACGCAATACCGACAGCGTCTTGGCAGATGAACTAGGAACTGTTTTGAAAGATATCAAAGTCGGTGCTTCTAAGTCACAAGCTTTGAAAGACATGGGTGAGCGGTTGGATATGAACGAAATCACCAGCTTCGTGGCCGTCTTAGTTGATGCCGAAGCGACCGGGGCCAGTATTGCCCAGGTCTTAAAAGATCAGTCCGTGCAGATGCGTTTGGAAAGATTCGTTCGCGCAGAAAAAGCAGGAGCAAGAGCTTCGCAAACGATCCTGATTCCTTTGATGTTATTTATTTTGCCAGCGGTATTCATTGTGGTCTTTGGACCGGTCGCCGTTGGGTTTATGTATGGTGGTAAGTAA
- a CDS encoding DUF192 domain-containing protein, with protein MNKTTNTTLIPHLGVADNFFTRGKGLLGRSTLSAEEALWIHRCNSIHTYFMKFPIDCVFVDRDLKVKKIYRNVGPWRFIFPVWGASSVIEMSAGTAADLKINVGDQLHVGT; from the coding sequence ATGAACAAAACCACAAATACGACATTGATTCCTCACTTGGGAGTTGCTGACAACTTCTTTACGCGGGGTAAGGGCCTTTTGGGGCGAAGCACGCTTTCGGCGGAAGAAGCTCTGTGGATTCATCGTTGTAACAGCATTCATACTTATTTTATGAAATTTCCGATCGACTGTGTTTTCGTGGATCGTGATTTGAAAGTAAAAAAAATCTATCGCAACGTCGGCCCTTGGAGATTTATTTTTCCGGTATGGGGAGCAAGCTCGGTGATTGAAATGTCAGCCGGGACGGCGGCGGATTTAAAAATCAACGTAGGGGATCAACTGCATGTGGGCACTTAG
- a CDS encoding FHA domain-containing protein: MWALRILTGPQAGQLIELKLGKNLIGRAPQCDIKLVSPGVSKEHTEVAVFKDKIVVTDLKSSNGTYLNGIRIQNSLMRLGDKLGVHDVLLDVIPAPEARATSPRTTTTHTGTGVPAPMMYQDGGAAAQMPPMGMTQPGMPHGMPQAMGGMPGAGPAPAPAYSQGGIKGLMDKFHEYMDRVALPGVYKLPQFVEFKLVLLGFVVLFIFTTTLLSMIPMVAITRASIINESKRRAASIARTIATINQAALLQNNYSSLSTNAAESEEGVTQVLIVQQSDGLILAPATRAGTTPDLPFVHTARREMRPQAVEIDSSTIGASFPIGLFDPSTGEQSVKAHAIVLYDIGSLAFDDGRAISLFMQTLVIASIVGLLIYFFMYKLIEFPINSLNAQLDTAMREKQDNTQVNFLFPPLQALIGNINSLLTRYIHGDTEGGSSAAGFVNKDGEAENLVQIVGFPCIAISREGRIIACNAAFSQVARAEVSQLQGQPFKSLPDLALQKNIEGLVGRTLENLRGIHTDQLEFSGHLCVLSCQAMATGENVDYFLITVSPTEGGS; this comes from the coding sequence ATGTGGGCACTTAGGATTTTGACCGGCCCTCAAGCGGGGCAACTGATAGAGCTTAAGTTAGGTAAGAACCTGATTGGTCGGGCTCCGCAGTGTGATATTAAATTAGTTAGCCCGGGTGTTTCTAAGGAACACACCGAGGTCGCGGTTTTTAAAGATAAGATCGTGGTGACGGATTTAAAATCCAGCAACGGGACCTACTTAAACGGTATTCGTATTCAAAACAGTCTGATGCGCTTGGGTGATAAACTGGGTGTGCATGACGTATTACTAGATGTGATTCCGGCGCCCGAAGCACGCGCGACCAGTCCCCGTACGACGACAACTCACACAGGGACCGGAGTTCCGGCCCCGATGATGTATCAAGATGGTGGAGCGGCTGCGCAGATGCCACCGATGGGGATGACTCAACCAGGAATGCCTCACGGAATGCCGCAAGCTATGGGTGGAATGCCTGGCGCAGGTCCGGCCCCCGCGCCCGCATACTCGCAAGGTGGTATTAAAGGCCTTATGGATAAGTTCCATGAATACATGGATCGTGTTGCGTTGCCAGGTGTTTACAAACTGCCACAGTTTGTAGAATTCAAATTAGTCCTTTTAGGATTTGTGGTTTTATTTATCTTCACGACCACTTTGCTTTCGATGATTCCGATGGTCGCGATTACCAGAGCCAGCATTATTAACGAAAGTAAGCGTCGCGCGGCATCGATTGCTCGTACGATTGCGACGATCAATCAAGCGGCACTGTTGCAGAATAACTATTCATCACTAAGTACGAATGCGGCTGAATCTGAAGAAGGTGTTACACAAGTTTTAATTGTGCAACAGTCTGATGGATTAATTTTAGCACCGGCGACTCGTGCGGGCACCACGCCGGATTTGCCGTTTGTACACACGGCACGTAGAGAGATGCGCCCGCAAGCCGTTGAAATTGATAGCTCAACTATTGGGGCGAGCTTCCCGATAGGTTTATTTGACCCCAGTACGGGTGAGCAATCAGTGAAAGCCCATGCGATCGTTCTTTACGATATCGGAAGCTTGGCTTTTGATGATGGTCGCGCCATCAGTTTATTTATGCAGACCCTCGTGATTGCTTCGATTGTGGGATTGTTGATTTATTTCTTTATGTATAAGTTGATTGAATTTCCAATCAATTCCTTAAATGCGCAGTTAGACACCGCGATGAGAGAAAAACAAGATAACACACAAGTGAACTTCTTATTTCCTCCTCTGCAAGCTTTGATTGGCAATATCAATAGTTTGCTAACTCGGTATATCCACGGGGATACCGAAGGGGGCTCGTCGGCGGCGGGATTTGTTAATAAAGACGGTGAAGCTGAAAACCTAGTGCAAATCGTAGGCTTCCCCTGTATCGCGATTTCACGCGAAGGTCGTATTATCGCTTGTAATGCCGCCTTTAGCCAAGTGGCGCGTGCCGAAGTCTCGCAATTGCAGGGTCAGCCCTTTAAATCTTTACCGGATTTAGCTTTGCAAAAAAATATTGAGGGCCTTGTCGGGCGGACTCTTGAAAACTTACGTGGGATCCACACGGATCAGTTGGAATTCAGCGGACACTTGTGCGTGCTAAGTTGCCAAGCAATGGCGACCGGAGAAAATGTAGATTATTTCTTGATCACGGTTTCACCCACTGAGGGAGGCTCTTGA
- a CDS encoding FHA domain-containing protein has translation MGAANQLKEALKFDIEVTKGPHTGMRLSFSKQIVGIGRGPENDIILSSDPRSSRKHAEIRQRDSDFVIVNLSEKNFILVNGQTVQTEILTPGSVIQIGDSEIRFNQEISQIKPDLAAVPSVFSTPTPPPMPSTPPPAPMASPKAQMPARPQVASAPAMPRPQTQNMGYGGYQPPPARPAGAGVGGGPLSNPKVRFYGIIAIIGLVGYYLFFSDSPKAKKDPNAFRTSAISMQEVAAAQKRTEEIMTTKKEKYDSVQYRRAQENFIKGFRDYQQGQYARAREAFQVVLNLDPENELAKRYYHLAKIKFDELVKFNMIQGNRYREKRNWRMCQSNYSNVMTMLQHRKDDPSYKEAKQFFEECTLNLEGGRY, from the coding sequence ATGGGGGCTGCCAATCAGTTAAAAGAAGCTTTGAAGTTTGATATTGAGGTCACAAAAGGCCCTCATACGGGCATGCGTTTAAGCTTCTCAAAACAGATTGTCGGTATCGGGCGCGGACCTGAAAACGATATTATTTTATCGTCAGATCCTCGTAGCAGCCGTAAGCATGCTGAGATTCGTCAGCGTGATAGTGATTTTGTGATCGTCAATTTAAGTGAAAAGAACTTTATCTTGGTCAATGGCCAAACTGTTCAAACCGAAATCCTGACTCCAGGTTCGGTCATTCAAATTGGTGATTCAGAAATTCGTTTCAACCAAGAGATCTCGCAAATCAAGCCAGATCTTGCGGCCGTGCCATCGGTTTTTTCAACGCCGACGCCTCCGCCAATGCCATCGACACCTCCGCCAGCACCGATGGCTTCACCCAAAGCGCAAATGCCTGCGCGCCCCCAAGTGGCTTCCGCCCCGGCGATGCCTCGTCCGCAGACTCAGAATATGGGTTATGGTGGTTATCAACCACCGCCAGCTCGTCCGGCAGGTGCGGGTGTGGGTGGAGGGCCGTTATCAAATCCGAAAGTTCGTTTTTATGGAATCATCGCGATCATTGGGTTGGTGGGATATTATCTGTTCTTTTCGGACAGCCCTAAAGCTAAAAAAGATCCGAATGCTTTCCGTACTTCAGCCATTTCAATGCAAGAAGTGGCGGCGGCGCAAAAACGAACTGAAGAGATCATGACCACCAAAAAAGAAAAATATGATTCCGTTCAATATCGTCGTGCCCAGGAAAACTTTATCAAAGGTTTCCGAGACTATCAGCAAGGTCAGTACGCCCGAGCACGCGAAGCTTTCCAAGTGGTGTTAAACTTAGATCCGGAAAATGAGTTGGCAAAACGATACTATCATTTAGCCAAAATCAAATTTGATGAGTTAGTTAAATTTAATATGATTCAAGGAAACCGTTATCGAGAAAAACGCAACTGGAGAATGTGCCAGTCCAATTACTCAAACGTTATGACTATGCTGCAGCACCGTAAGGATGACCCAAGTTACAAAGAAGCCAAACAATTCTTTGAAGAATGCACATTGAACTTAGAAGGAGGACGATACTAA